The following DNA comes from Alienimonas californiensis.
CAAGGGCGAGTCCCAGATGACGAAGCAGAAGGATTGGCGGCCGAGAAAAGCCTCGTGCGTTACGCGACCGTACTAAAACTGACACAGGTAGGCGAGGCGAGTAGCCTCAGGTGCTCGGGAGAACGCTGGTTAAGGAACTCTGCAAAATTGCCCCGTAACTTCGGGATAAGGGGTGCCCCCGCGAGGGGGTCACAGCAAAGCGGTGCTGGCGACTGTTTACTAAAAACACAGGACTCTGCGAACTCGAGAGAGGATGTATAGAGTTTGACGCCTGCTCGGTGCCGGTAAGTTAAGGAAGGAGGTTAGCCTTCGGGCGAAGCTTGCGACCGAAGCTCCGGTAAACGGCGGCCGTAACTATGACGGTCCTAAGGTAGCGAAGTTCCTTGTCGGGTAAGTTCCGACCTGCATGAATGGCGTAACGACTGGCACACTGTCTCAACCAGCGACCCGGTGAAATTGTAGTCGTGGTGAAGATGCCACGTACCCGCGGTAAGACGGAAAGACCCCATGAACCTTTACTGCAGGCTGCTATTGGCTTTAGGCACGTACTGTGCAGGATAGGTGGGAGCCCGCGATTCCGGCGCGCCAGCGTCGGCGGAGGCGTCCTTGAAATACCACCCTGTGCTTGTTTGAAGTCTAACCCCTCACCCTGAATCGGGTGGCGGGACAGTGGCAGCCGGGCAGTTTGACTGGGGCGGTCTCCTCCCAAAGTGTAACGGAGGAGCCCAAAGGTACCCTCAGGCCGGTTGGTAATCGGCCGTAGAGCGCAAAGGTAGAAGGGTGCTTGACTGCGAGGCCGATGGGCCAAGCAGAGACGAAAGTCGGGCTTAGTGATCCGGCGGTCCTGTGTGGAAAGGCCGTCGCTCAACAGATAAAAGGTACTCTGGGGATAACAGGCTGATCCCGTCCGAGCGTCCATAGCGGCGACGGGGTTTGGCACCTCGATGTCGGCTCATCACATCCTGGGGGTGAAGAAGCTCCCAAGGGTTCGGCTGTTCGCCGATTAAAGTGGTACGTGAGCTGGGTTTAAACCGTCGTGAGACAGGTTGGTCCCTATCTACCGTGGGCGTACGAGACTTGAGCGGTTTTCTCTTTAGTACGAGAGGATTTAGAGGGACGGACCTCTGGTGTTCCTGTTGTCACGCCCGTGGCATCGCAGGGTAGCCACGTCCGGTCAGGATAAGTGCTGAAAGCATCTAAGCACGAAGCCTTTCGCAAGATCAGGTCTCGATGGGCAATGGCCCTGAACCCCGCCGGAAGACGACCGGTTGATAGGCCGGAGGTGTACGCGTCGCAATACGCTCAGCCGACCGGTACTAACGGGGGAATGCTTGGCCACGCTGATCGGCGGCTCCCGCGACCTGAGAAGGTCCGGGATCGCGATCGCGTGAGCCCCAGAAGATTTGGAAGACGATTGATCTCGTCGTTTCAACCGCGAACCTGCCCGCTTCATCGCGAGCGGTTCGCAAGCCACTCGGACACGACCAGTTGTACTGCGGTCGACCCTGACGGGTCGGCCGTGGTCTTCCGGTGACTAGCCCGTGAGGTCACACGCGTTCCCATTCCGAACACGACCGTTAAGCTCACGGGACCGATGATAGTGCCCACAAGTGCGAAAGTAGGTGTCGCCGGTCTCCGACGCCCCCGAGCCCAAAGCTCGGGGGCGTCTCTTTTTGTGCGCCGTGAACTTCGACTGGCAGGTTCGGTCGCGGTTCCTGATCGGCCACTGCCATCTCGGTGCTGCGTTCGGGACGGCAAAGCGGCGCTGCGAACCGCTTGCGTGTCCGCCGTGTCCCGGTACAGTGACGATCCAGCCGCGGGTGTAGCTCAGCTGGTAGAGCGTCAGCTTCCCAAGCTGAATGTCGCCGGTTCGAATCCGGTCACCCGCTTCACAAAGAACGGCCGCCCGTCATGTGACGAGCGGCCGTTTTTTTGTTGCGGCAGAGTCCGCCTCGTTTAGCCCTTGCTCTTGTCCTTGGCGTTGCCGGTCGGAACGGCCTTCTCCAGGTACTCAATGATCTTCCCGGCGACGTCCACGTTCGTGGCTCCCTCGATCCCTTCCAGCCCGGGCGAGGAGTTCACCTCCATCACGACCGGACCGTGATTCGAGCGGAGCAAGTCGACGCCCGCGACGTTCAGCCCCATCTCTTTCGCGGAGCGGACCGCGGTGCTCCGCTCCTCCGGGGTCAGTTTCACCTTCTCGGCCCGGCCGCCGCGGTGCAGATTGCTGCGGAACTCGCCCTCGGCGCCCTGGCGCTTCATCGACGCCACCACCCGGCCGCCGACGACGAAGCAGCGTAAGTCGGCGCCGCCGGCTTCCTTGATGTACTCCTGCACGAGGATGTTGGCGTTCAGCCCGCGGAAGGCCTCGATGACCGCCTCGGCCGCCTTCCGGTTCTCGGCGAGCACGACGCCCACTCCCTGCGTGCCCTCCAGCAGTTTGACGACGAGCGGGGCGCCGCCGACCAGGTCGATCAGCCCGCCGATGTCCTTGGCGGAGTTCGAGAACCCCGTCACCGGCAGGCCGATGCCCGCCCGCGAGAGCAACTGCAGGCAGCGGAGCTTGTCTCGCGAACGGCTGATCGCCTGCGACTCGTTGCAGGGGAAGACGCCCATCATCTCGAACTGGCGGACGACGGCGGTGCCGTAGAACGTTTGCGAGGCGCCGATGCGGGGGATCACGGCGTCCATGCCGACGAGGTCCTCGCCCTGATAGAGCACCCGCGGCCGGTGGGACGTGATGTCCATGTAACAGCGGAGGTAATCCACGACCCGAACCTCGTGCCCCCGCTGCCGGGCGGCGTCGCGGAGGCGACGGGTGGAGTAGAGCCCCCCGTCTCGGGAGAGGATGGCGATCTTCATGACGGGGCGGAGCAGCGGTGAACGAGCAGGAGGTTGGTCGGACGAACTGTATCGGCGGCACGATCGCACACGCGGCAACCGGACGCGGAAAGGACCGGTCGGAACGGACTTGCCGTCGCCCCGGTCAGCGCCAGAATGCGGCCAGTGCCTCGCTGACGCGGCGGGGCGGGACAATCGGCCCGCGAACGAGTCGGCCCTGGCGCCGACAGTACCGGGATCCACATTTTTGGAAAGGAGGTGGTCCACGATGTCATCCGACAGACTGTCCTACGACAGTAACAGCCAGCGAGGTGGCGACGCCTAGCGGTCCACCGGCGGGTTGTCCGAGACGGGCAGCCACCTCCTCGCCGCGGTCTTCCGCAGACCAGGGACGCGATCCCCGGTCGTGAATGAATCTGAGCGTTCACGTTCCCGGCCCCCGTCCCGGCGAGCTGTACCGGCCCCGGCCGACTCCGCTTCAGGAGTCGGCCGGGGTTTTTTCGTGTGCCGCGAGCAACGCCTCCACGGCCGCCCGATCGGGCAGGGCCTCGCGGTTGCCGAACCGACGCACCTTCAGCGAAGCGACCGCGGCGGCGAACCGCACGGCGGCGGCCGGCGGGCGGCCGTCGAGCACGGCGAACAGCAGTCCGCCGCAAAACGCGTCGCCCGCTCCGCAGGTGTCGACCGCCTCCGCGGGAAAGGCGGGGACGAACCCGCTTTCCACGCCGTCCGGCAGACGGGCGGCGAACCAGCAACCCTGCGAGCCGTTCGTGACGGTGACGAGCCGCGGGCCTCGTTCAAGCAACGCCCGCACGCCGGCGATCGGATCGCGGGCCTGCGTCAGGCGGGGAAACGCCGGGACGGGGAGATTCAGCACGTCGGCCAGGGCGATCAGTTCCTCCAGCTTCTCCGAGGCGCCCAGATCGACGCTCACCAGACCGCCGGCCGCTTTGACCGCCCGGCAGGCCGCGACCGCCGCGGGGCCCGGCCAGCCGTCGGTGTGCAAAGCATCGGCTCCGTCCACGGCCCGCACGGCGCGCTCCGCGGTCAGGGAGGAACCGTCCGGCCGCACGGCCGCCAGCGAGCGCCGCCCCGTGCCGGCTTCGACCCAGACGTGGGCGAACCCGCTCCGCGGGGCGGTGCGGCAGAGGTCGGCGTCGAATTGCAGCCCGGCGGCCGTCAGATTCGCCTCGATCGTCTGGCCGTCCGCGTCGGCCCCCCAGGTTGAGACGAGCGTGGCGGCCGGGCCGCCGAGCGTCGCCAACTGGGCCAGCGCCGTCGGCGTCGGTCCGCCGACCTGCACAGAGGCTGCCGACGCCGTCGTTTTCTGATCCGGTCCCGGCAGGCGAGGCAGGACCAACTGGTGATCGACGACCGTCAGCCCCAGCCCGACGACGCGGGCCGCCATGGCCGCAGGCCTGTCGGCCGGCCGGGCGGCGGTGGGAGATGAGCTCACCGAGCGAAGGGGGCAGGGGGAAGAAATTCGGGTGCGGACGACGGGCGCCGAGAGGCGAACTTTAGACTAACCGTCTCCCCTCCCGCCGCTCGCCGCTTCTCGGCCCCCCGCGATGTCCTCCATGGTGCCCCTCCGCTTCTTCAATCCCGCGACGGACGATCAGGCGGTCACCTGGCTCGATTACGCCGCCCGGGTCGGATATCTGGCGAAAGGGTTGGTGTACGGACTGGTGGGCGTGCTGGCGGGTAAGGCGGCGATTGAGGTCGGGAACTCCCCGCCGGGACAGGAGGACGCCTTTCAGGCCATCATCGAGGCGCCGTTCGGCCGGGTGATCCTCGGGCTCACCGCGGTCGGCATCCTCGGCTATGTGGTCTGGCGGGCGACGCAGGTCATCCTCGACCCGGACGGGAAGGGGGACGGCTGGAAGGGGTGGTTCATCCGGGGCGGCTACGCGATCAGCGGGCTCGCCTACCTCGTGATGGGATTTCAGGCCGGCACGTTTGCGTGGCGGGGCACCACGTACGACGTGGGGGACGCCGCGGGGAACGCGACCGGATCGGAGAAGGCGACGGGGCTGATGCTCGGCATTCCCTTCGGCTGGATCCCGGTGATCCTCGCCGGGGCGGTCTTCGTGGGGATCGGCTTCCATCACTTCTGGCGGAGTTGGACCGCGAAGTTCATGAAAGACTACGACCACACCGAGATGAGCGACGCCGAACGGAAGGTCGTCCGCCCCATCGGCGTGATCGGGCTGGCGGCCCGCGGCGTGACGTTCCTGCTGATCGGCCTGTTTCTGATCCGCGCCGGCTGGTGGCAGAACGCCGGCCAGGTGAAGGGGCTCGAGGGAGCGTTTGAGAGCCTGCTGGGCTACACCTGGGGCTGGATCGCCCTGCTGGCGCTGGCGATCGGATTCGTCCTGTACGGCCTGTACTGCGTCAGCCGGGCGAAGTATCGGCGGTTCGTCGAGGGGGAAGTCTGAGGCCCCACGCAAACGACCGCCGCGGCGGGGCCGCGACGGTCGTCAGATGAAGTCGCCGGATCGGCGGGCGAAGTTCGCCCGCCCCCGTGGTTCAGCGAACCGGCCCAGGCACGGCGCCGGCGAGCTTCTCGTCCCGTTCGGTGGTCGGCCCGGAGTGGCCTTCCGTCAGTTCCACCGCCGCGTACCCGCCGCGGGAGCGGAAGTAGAGGATCAGCGCGATGTACGCGGCCAACATCAGGCAGGGGAACAGGGCGACGTCGAACAACGCCGCCTGCTTGCCGTCGTCGGAGGCTTCCTTCACGGCCGCCTTCGCCTCGGCGCCGACGACCTTCGTCGGCTCCACGCCGGTGTAGCGGCCGAACACCCACTGCTGGTCGTCCTCGAGCACTTGCTCGGCGACGGCAGGGTTCTCCGCGACGAGGGCCTCGGCGGTGTTCACTTCGGCGAAGTACCCGGTGAAGACGGCGCCGACGGTGCCGACCGCGAGCATCCCGACCCCGCCGGTCACGTTCAGCGTGAGGGCGCCGCCGCGGGGGGCCTGTTCCGCCACCACGCCCAGCATCGTCGGCCAGAAGAACGACTTGCCGAACCCGTAGACCGTCGCCGCGACGAAGACCATCGTCGCCGCGTCGGCCCCGGCGAGCAGCACCAAACCGACCGCCGCCACCGCGCTGCTGCCGGCCAGCAGGCCCAGCGGGCTGATGCTGTGCACGATCGGCCCGGCGAAGAACCGCAGGACCATCATGATGAAGCTGGTGTAGATCAGCACGAGGCCGCCGCCGACGGTCGTTTCGAACGCGTTGTTGACGACCGGGGTCATGATGTCGGCGATCCAGCTGTCGGTGCCGAGCTCCGTCGTCGCCAGCGGGCACATCACCAGCAGCAGGAAGACGAGCAGTTTATTGCCGAACGCCCAGCCGATCGCCGCCCCGAACAGGGCCGCGGGAATGATCGCGAAGGCGAACGCCCCGCCCACCTTCACGGCGTCGGACATGGTCTCCGGATCGCCGAACAGCGAGTAGACGTTGAACACCCGGAACAATTCCAGCGTCATCAGGGCGGAGGCGATATAGGCCCCGCCCCAGCCGAGTTCCCGCAGCATGTCGCGGTCGCTCACGCCGGCGGCCACCCGTTCGCTGACGGGGAACCGGCAGAAGAGCATCATCACGCCGTAGATCGCAGTCGGGATGAAGATCAGCGCCACCTTCCAGCGCCAGTCCGCCGGCACGGCCGCCGTTTCCGCGACCGCGGCTTCGCCCAGCAGCGCGTCCATCGTCAGCACGATGACGCCGCCCAATACCAGGCCGCCGGGCCAACCGGCGTGCAGGATCGACAGCCACTTCGTCTTCTGCCGGGCGAAGATCGTCGCCACGACTGGGTTGATGACCGCCTCGACCGCCCCGTTGCCCAACGCGACGATGAAGTTCCCGGCGTAGAGCGCCCAGTAGGCGCCCTCCGGGCCGCTTTTCTCGAAGAAGTAGCCCGGCGCGAAGATCGTGACCAACCCGCTCAGGACGTGGCAGGCGAATGCGAAGACCATCGCCGTGCCGTAGCCGATGCGGTCGATCACCAGACTGAACAGGATGATGCTGATCGCGAACGGCCACAGGCCGACGCCGAAGATCTCCCCCTTCTGGGTCTCCGTCAGATCGTAAGCGGCCTGCCATTCCCCGATGACCAGGGCCCGCACGATGAAGCCGAACGCGGTGGTGATGAGGGCGACGAAACAGGCCCAGAACAGCAGCGTGCGTTTGGAACCTGCGGGCGCGGCGTCGACGGCGGGCGGAGCAGTTGTCATGAGGGGCGGGCCGTGCGGGCGGGCGGCGGGGGAAGGAATCCGCGGACCACGGATCGGGCCCGACGAATATGGGACGACGGACGGTAGCCGCTGCCACGGCCGACCCACAACGGTGTCGCAGCGTTTCCCCCAGCCCCGCATCGGGCTCGCCGCCGCCCCATCCACCGGACCGTCAGAACCGGCCGGCTCGGAGAGTTATCGTCGGAGGAACAGTTCGTCGGTCGCGTAGAAGGCGCTCACCCCGTGCGGCAGCTGGATTTTGCCGTCTCCCGGACGCAGCGCGGCGAGCCGCACCCATTCCGCCCGCCCCATCCGGCGTTCCGGCCAGCCGGCCCGTTGCCAGACGCGTCGCAGGACCGCCCGCCGCGCCGGCTCGGTCAGGGCGGCGAGCGGCTCCTCCCGCAGTTCGATCACGCGCTCGTCGGCGCACAGGAGGGCGCGGCCGAGGACCGCGTCGGCCAGTCCGGTCGTCGACTCCGCTTCGTCCCGCGCCGCCGCGGCGAGCCGCACCGCGGCCTCGCGCACCCTCGGGTTCAACGCCTCCAGTTGCGGGAGCACGTCCTGCCGCAGGCGATTCCGGGTGTAGTTCGCCGCGGCGTTCGTCGGATCGTCCCGCCAACCGACGCCCCGGTCAGCGAGGAACCCGCGGGCCACGGCGCCGGTGACGCCGAGCATTGGGCGAACCACCGTCACCTCCGGCCCGTGGGCCGTCGAGCCGGGAAGCGGACCGACCGCCGGGATGCCGGCGAGGCCGGCGACGCCCGTGCCGCGGATGATCCGCAACCACACGGTTTCCGCCTGGTCGTCCGCCGTGTGTCCGGTGAGAACCCACGCGGCCGCGGCTCGCCCCGCCGCCGCCCGCAGCCAGTCGTAGCGGGCGATCCGCAAGGTCGCCTCGGAGGCGCCGGCCGCTCCGTCGAAGGTTCCAAGCGTCACGTCGCAACGCCAGAGTCCGGCCAACTCTTCGACATGGTCCGAATCAGCGGCCGAGCCGGGCCGCTGGCGGTGGTCGAAGTGGGCGGCGATGGGGGCGAGGTCGGCACCGCCGTCCCGCAGTTCGACGCAGGCCCGCAGCAGGGCGAGGCTGTCGCCCCCGCCGGAGCAGGCGACGGGGACTCGCCCGGCCACGCCCAGGTCCTCCAGCGCGGCGCCGACCGCGGCGACGAAGGGGGGCCGCTCCGTCATTGGAGCGCGAGGGCCGCGAGCGTCCGCTCGGCGGCCTGCGTCCCGCTGTGGGCCGCCGCCGGCAGACCGACGCCATGCAGGCTGTTGCCCGCCAGTTCCAACCCCGGCAGGCCGGAGAGCTTCGCTTCGACGGCGGCGACCCGCTCCAGGTGCCCCAGGTTGTACTGCGGCATGGCTCGGTCCCAGCGGCTGATGCGGGCGGTCTCCGTCGTCGCGTCCGTCCATTTCACCCGGAGCAGACGGGCGAGTTCCCGCCGGGTCGCGTCGAGAATCCGACCGGCCTCCGCCGACATGGCCTGATCGCGGTTCACGCCGCCCAGGAAGGTGCGCAGCTGCACCCACCCCGCCGGCGCCCGGCCGGGAAACTTGCGGCTGGCGAAGGAGACCGCGAACGCCGACAGCCCCTCGCCGTCCCGCTGCCCGTCGGGACCCCGCCCGCGGTCCGACCGCAGCGGCTCCGGCACGAC
Coding sequences within:
- the rimK gene encoding 30S ribosomal protein S6--L-glutamate ligase codes for the protein MKIAILSRDGGLYSTRRLRDAARQRGHEVRVVDYLRCYMDITSHRPRVLYQGEDLVGMDAVIPRIGASQTFYGTAVVRQFEMMGVFPCNESQAISRSRDKLRCLQLLSRAGIGLPVTGFSNSAKDIGGLIDLVGGAPLVVKLLEGTQGVGVVLAENRKAAEAVIEAFRGLNANILVQEYIKEAGGADLRCFVVGGRVVASMKRQGAEGEFRSNLHRGGRAEKVKLTPEERSTAVRSAKEMGLNVAGVDLLRSNHGPVVMEVNSSPGLEGIEGATNVDVAGKIIEYLEKAVPTGNAKDKSKG
- a CDS encoding carbohydrate kinase family protein, coding for MAARVVGLGLTVVDHQLVLPRLPGPDQKTTASAASVQVGGPTPTALAQLATLGGPAATLVSTWGADADGQTIEANLTAAGLQFDADLCRTAPRSGFAHVWVEAGTGRRSLAAVRPDGSSLTAERAVRAVDGADALHTDGWPGPAAVAACRAVKAAGGLVSVDLGASEKLEELIALADVLNLPVPAFPRLTQARDPIAGVRALLERGPRLVTVTNGSQGCWFAARLPDGVESGFVPAFPAEAVDTCGAGDAFCGGLLFAVLDGRPPAAAVRFAAAVASLKVRRFGNREALPDRAAVEALLAAHEKTPADS
- a CDS encoding DUF1206 domain-containing protein; this encodes MVPLRFFNPATDDQAVTWLDYAARVGYLAKGLVYGLVGVLAGKAAIEVGNSPPGQEDAFQAIIEAPFGRVILGLTAVGILGYVVWRATQVILDPDGKGDGWKGWFIRGGYAISGLAYLVMGFQAGTFAWRGTTYDVGDAAGNATGSEKATGLMLGIPFGWIPVILAGAVFVGIGFHHFWRSWTAKFMKDYDHTEMSDAERKVVRPIGVIGLAARGVTFLLIGLFLIRAGWWQNAGQVKGLEGAFESLLGYTWGWIALLALAIGFVLYGLYCVSRAKYRRFVEGEV
- a CDS encoding MFS transporter; this translates as MTTAPPAVDAAPAGSKRTLLFWACFVALITTAFGFIVRALVIGEWQAAYDLTETQKGEIFGVGLWPFAISIILFSLVIDRIGYGTAMVFAFACHVLSGLVTIFAPGYFFEKSGPEGAYWALYAGNFIVALGNGAVEAVINPVVATIFARQKTKWLSILHAGWPGGLVLGGVIVLTMDALLGEAAVAETAAVPADWRWKVALIFIPTAIYGVMMLFCRFPVSERVAAGVSDRDMLRELGWGGAYIASALMTLELFRVFNVYSLFGDPETMSDAVKVGGAFAFAIIPAALFGAAIGWAFGNKLLVFLLLVMCPLATTELGTDSWIADIMTPVVNNAFETTVGGGLVLIYTSFIMMVLRFFAGPIVHSISPLGLLAGSSAVAAVGLVLLAGADAATMVFVAATVYGFGKSFFWPTMLGVVAEQAPRGGALTLNVTGGVGMLAVGTVGAVFTGYFAEVNTAEALVAENPAVAEQVLEDDQQWVFGRYTGVEPTKVVGAEAKAAVKEASDDGKQAALFDVALFPCLMLAAYIALILYFRSRGGYAAVELTEGHSGPTTERDEKLAGAVPGPVR
- the tilS gene encoding tRNA lysidine(34) synthetase TilS: MTERPPFVAAVGAALEDLGVAGRVPVACSGGGDSLALLRACVELRDGGADLAPIAAHFDHRQRPGSAADSDHVEELAGLWRCDVTLGTFDGAAGASEATLRIARYDWLRAAAGRAAAAWVLTGHTADDQAETVWLRIIRGTGVAGLAGIPAVGPLPGSTAHGPEVTVVRPMLGVTGAVARGFLADRGVGWRDDPTNAAANYTRNRLRQDVLPQLEALNPRVREAAVRLAAAARDEAESTTGLADAVLGRALLCADERVIELREEPLAALTEPARRAVLRRVWQRAGWPERRMGRAEWVRLAALRPGDGKIQLPHGVSAFYATDELFLRR